AGGGACAATTCACGGCAATGATCTGCGTATGGTCGACGAACCATTCGTCCTCCAAGAATTCCCTGAATTTCTCGTCAGCGTCTTAGACCAAATGAACGGACGCATCGACCCAGACCAGTTATACCGCCGCTCCTACGACGACTATGCTACTTATATCCAATCCATCGTGCACGAAGGAGAAACACATGAAGAATAAATATTTACCCTATTTGATCGGCTTTATCTTTCTCGTCATTTTGGCTGCAGAAATGATTGGGTTTCAATCACTTCAATTCGGAAGCTTCAAAGTATCCATTCTGCCCCTCGTATTTGCAGTATTTATTGCCATGATATTTGCGATTCCGGCTTTACGTAAAGGCATTATCGCCAAAATATACCACAAAGATAACGTGGACTTTGCCGCGAAGAACTTGCTATTCATTATGTTGCCGCTGATGGCCTACTATGGTGCCACCGTTGCCCCGCAAATCCGGGAAATCCTTTCCGTCGGCTGGGTCTTTCTACTGCAAGAAGTTGGAAACTTGGGAACCATCTTCTTCGGCCTACCGGTAGCCCTCCTACTCGGTCTGCGTCGTGAAGCAATCGGCTCAACCCTTGGCTTGTCGCGTGAAGGAGAACTCGCTTATATTACCGAGAAATATACACTCGAATCCCCTGAAGGACGCGGGGTATTATCCATGTACTTAATCGGGACTCTTTTTGGATCGATCTTCTTCAGCCTATTCGCACCGTTCTTATTGAACTTCGGCTTTGACGTACGCGCCTTAGGGATGGCCGCCGGGATGGGCTCAGCGTCCATGATGACCGCCGCTTCCTCAGCTGTGGCCGCCATTCATCCGGAACACGAAGAAATCATCCTCGCCTACGCCTCAGCCAGCCAGCTATTAACCAGCTTCCTCGGCACCTATACAATGGTCTTTCTAGCCATTCCATTGCAAAGATTCCTTTACAACTTACTAACCAAAGGAGACAACTATGATCATGGCAAATAAGCAAGGTTTAAATAAATACATCCAATTCGCGCTCATTATCGCGCTCAGCCTCGTCTTTATCCTATTCACTCAACAAGTCAAAATATGGCGCTACCCTGACGCAGCCCCCATCACCGGCATGACCTTCGTCGGCCTGTTCTTCCTCTGGCTGTTCAGCCTGCTAGGCATCATGATTTCTGACTTAACCCGCAAGACCAATATCGGCTTCCTCCAAGACTTCCCTATTCTTGGCTGGGTGTCCATTGTCTCAATGATTGTCTGCCTTATCAGCGACTTCGCCGTTAACGCCATCTTAGCCGTTGACTTCCTCTCCATTACAACACCAATTCTAGCCTTTGCTGGGGTTTCAGTTGCCAACCAATTAACCGACCTCACCAAAACCTCCTGGAAAATCCTTATTGTTGCGATTTTCGTCTTCTCAGGAGCCTACCTACTGACAACCATCGTTGCCCAATTCGGCCTTTGGATTGCAGGCTAATTTAATTAAGGTTAACTCCCCCGTTTGAACTATACAAACGGGGGAGTTTTTGGGACTGAGCGACATAAGCCTGTCTACATTTTGCTCATTTAGAAAGTGTTTTTTTGTTCTAGGTAATACCGAGTAGTCATCAGTCATTATTTAGTGGGTTTTCTTCCGTCACATGCGTAAAGGCTTCCACGCAACCAAAAAGAGCACACTCCATCGCAAAGTGTGCTCTTCGATACTTAATTTATATCAAACCTACGCCCCTTCCGCCAAATAATCCAAAGCATAGCGCACATGCAGACTCGCCATAATCGGCAAGGCCGCCTCATCCAAATCAAACTTTTCATGGTGCAAGCCATAAGACGTCTCCGGCGACGAGCTGACCCCGACGCGGATATATACACCCGGTACTACTTTTAGAATGTCCGCAAAGTCATCTGAGCCCATCGACGGTTCCTGATAGGTCACAACCTTCTCAGGCCCAACCACTTCACCAGCAATCCGCTGAATGCGTTCTGTCGCTTCAACGTCATTAATATTTGGCGCTGCAGCGGCATAATTACTGAAATTCACCGTTGCCCCAAATTGCTTGGCCACATTCTCAGCCGTCTCTTCAATCAAGGCTAGAAATTGCGCGCGCCTTTCGTGGTTCAAAGTACGCAAAGTGCCTTCAATCCGCGCTGTATTAGCTACAATATTGTAACGCGTCCCGGCTTCGAATTTACCGATCCCAATCACCGCTGGTTCCAAGGGATCCAGGCGACGGGCGACAATATTTTGCAAGGAGCTGACGATTTCTGCGCCAGCGGCTAAGGCGTCAATCCCTTCGTGGGGCCGGGCGACGTGGGAGCTACGGCCGTGGACGTCTATGGTGAAGATGTCACAAGAGGCCATGGTTGCTCCAGGTACAGCAACCACAGTCCCCAGGGGCAAGGCCGGCTCAACGTGGATGCCAAAGGCGCTGTCCACCCCGGCTAAGACACCGGCTTCAACAAATTGCCCAGCACCTGCCCCTATCTCCTCCGCCTGTTGGAAGGCGATGAGAACCGTGCCAGCAAAGTCGTCTCGGTGACCTTGTAAATAGCGGGCTGCCCCTAGCAAGGCTGTCGTATGAGCATCATGCCCGCAGGCATGCATAATCCCATCTTTTTGGGAACGGTATGCATGTTCCGTTGCTTCGCGAATTTCCAAGGCATCAATATCCGCCCGCAATAAGACGGTGCGCTCACGGCCTTTCTCATCCGCTTTCTGCCCGACAATTCGTCCTAAGGTGCCTGTCTCACCGATGGTTTCAAAGGAAATGCCCCACTCCGTCAGCAACTGGCGAATAAATGCTGCCGTTTCATATTCTTGCAGACTCGGCTCCGGATGCTGATGCAAATGCCTCCGCCATTGACTCAATTGCGCCGCTTGTGCGGCAATCTCAGGTATTAACGCTGCCATACTTCTTCACCTTTCCTACTAGGACTCAGCCGGTTCGTAACCATCCCACGCCGGCACACTACCTCCATTACTTTGCTCAATGAGAATTTCCGCCACCTCAGGCGTTTGATATAATTCCACAATCTTCAAATAAAGTTCCTTATCCACATCTTCCCCACGCACCGCGATAATATTCTTGTAGGCATCGTTAAACAATTCCGGCGCATCCGTATCAGAGAAAATCGCGTCGTCCTGGTTCAAGCCCGCATCATTCGCGAACCCAACATTAATAAAAGCCCCATCCACATCAGGCAAGGAAATCGCTGTTTGTGACGCATCTACCGGTGTAATTTCCAAATTCTTCGGATTATCCGTAATATCCCTCACCTCTGGCAAAATACCGGCCTCATCATCAATTTCAATCAAGCCCGCAATCTCCAAAGCGAGAAGTGCCCGGCCCCCATTGGTTGGATCGTCCGGAATAATAATTTGTGCCCCATCTGGCAAATCATCAATCGAATCGTGCTTATCCGAGAAGAGTGACAACTTATTCACAGACGTGAAGCCAATCGACTGCAAGTCCTCGCCATTCTCCTCATTCCAATTCTCCAAGAAGACAATATGCTGGAAGGAATTCAAATCCAGTGAACCATCCGCCAAAGCCGTATTCGGCGTATTATAATCTGTAAAGAGCACCGTTTCAATCTCAATGCCTTCCTGCTCCAAAGCCACTTCCGCCACATGTTGCCACGTTTCCTCCGCGGAATCTCCCACAACACCCACTT
This region of Suicoccus acidiformans genomic DNA includes:
- a CDS encoding MetQ/NlpA family ABC transporter substrate-binding protein; translated protein: MNKFVKALVSSVVLGGLVFSSGFQAVVAQDKPFAGEQVKVGVVGDSAEETWQHVAEVALEQEGIEIETVLFTDYNTPNTALADGSLDLNSFQHIVFLENWNEENGEDLQSIGFTSVNKLSLFSDKHDSIDDLPDGAQIIIPDDPTNGGRALLALEIAGLIEIDDEAGILPEVRDITDNPKNLEITPVDASQTAISLPDVDGAFINVGFANDAGLNQDDAIFSDTDAPELFNDAYKNIIAVRGEDVDKELYLKIVELYQTPEVAEILIEQSNGGSVPAWDGYEPAES
- a CDS encoding M20 metallopeptidase family protein, whose product is MAALIPEIAAQAAQLSQWRRHLHQHPEPSLQEYETAAFIRQLLTEWGISFETIGETGTLGRIVGQKADEKGRERTVLLRADIDALEIREATEHAYRSQKDGIMHACGHDAHTTALLGAARYLQGHRDDFAGTVLIAFQQAEEIGAGAGQFVEAGVLAGVDSAFGIHVEPALPLGTVVAVPGATMASCDIFTIDVHGRSSHVARPHEGIDALAAGAEIVSSLQNIVARRLDPLEPAVIGIGKFEAGTRYNIVANTARIEGTLRTLNHERRAQFLALIEETAENVAKQFGATVNFSNYAAAAPNINDVEATERIQRIAGEVVGPEKVVTYQEPSMGSDDFADILKVVPGVYIRVGVSSSPETSYGLHHEKFDLDEAALPIMASLHVRYALDYLAEGA
- a CDS encoding DUF3100 domain-containing protein, coding for MKNKYLPYLIGFIFLVILAAEMIGFQSLQFGSFKVSILPLVFAVFIAMIFAIPALRKGIIAKIYHKDNVDFAAKNLLFIMLPLMAYYGATVAPQIREILSVGWVFLLQEVGNLGTIFFGLPVALLLGLRREAIGSTLGLSREGELAYITEKYTLESPEGRGVLSMYLIGTLFGSIFFSLFAPFLLNFGFDVRALGMAAGMGSASMMTAASSAVAAIHPEHEEIILAYASASQLLTSFLGTYTMVFLAIPLQRFLYNLLTKGDNYDHGK